A DNA window from Aminipila luticellarii contains the following coding sequences:
- the kamA gene encoding lysine 2,3-aminomutase, with protein sequence MAERRNWKDIPLWKDVTDEQWNDWHWQVANRLNSVEDIKQVVKLTAKEEEDIKKVMAGFRVGITPYYASLMDPENESCPIRMQAVPTLAETHRSDADMLDPLHEDEDSPAPGLTHRYPDRVLFLITDQCSMYCRHCTRRRLAGETDGARSKEDIDACIAYIKKTPVVRDVLLSGGDCLCVEDDILEYIISELRKIPHVEIVRLGSRTPVVMPQRITDNLVNMLKKYHPIWLNTHFNHPKEMTPEAMEALRKLADAGIPLGNQSVLLRGVNDDVHVMRNLVHHLVKNRVRPYYIYQCDLSLGIEHFRTPVSKGIEIIEGLRGHTSGYAVPTFVVDAPGGGGKTPVMPQYVISQTPDKVILRNYEGVITTYTEPVGLPPLQCSYENCKNVADYHYEGVAGLEQGERMSMEPQGLLRHERNKHK encoded by the coding sequence ATGGCTGAGAGAAGAAATTGGAAAGACATTCCTCTATGGAAAGATGTTACTGATGAACAGTGGAATGACTGGCACTGGCAGGTTGCAAACAGATTAAACAGTGTTGAAGACATTAAGCAGGTAGTAAAATTAACTGCAAAAGAAGAAGAAGACATCAAAAAGGTAATGGCTGGATTCAGAGTAGGTATCACACCTTACTATGCTTCTTTGATGGATCCGGAAAACGAAAGCTGCCCAATCAGAATGCAGGCTGTACCTACACTGGCAGAAACGCACAGAAGTGATGCAGACATGCTTGACCCGCTGCATGAGGATGAAGATTCCCCGGCTCCTGGGTTAACTCACAGATATCCGGACAGAGTTTTATTCTTAATCACTGACCAATGTTCCATGTACTGCAGACACTGCACAAGAAGAAGACTTGCAGGAGAAACAGACGGAGCAAGATCAAAGGAAGATATCGATGCATGTATCGCATACATCAAGAAGACTCCTGTTGTAAGAGACGTACTTCTTTCAGGCGGCGACTGCTTATGCGTTGAAGATGATATTCTTGAATACATCATCAGCGAATTAAGAAAGATTCCACATGTTGAAATCGTAAGATTAGGATCAAGAACTCCTGTTGTTATGCCACAGAGAATTACAGACAATCTGGTTAACATGCTGAAGAAGTATCACCCAATCTGGTTAAATACACACTTCAATCATCCAAAGGAAATGACACCGGAAGCAATGGAAGCTCTGAGAAAGCTTGCTGACGCAGGTATTCCTCTAGGTAACCAGTCCGTTCTTCTTAGAGGTGTAAACGATGACGTACATGTAATGAGAAATCTGGTACATCACTTAGTAAAGAACAGAGTAAGACCTTATTACATTTATCAGTGCGACCTTTCATTAGGTATCGAACACTTCAGAACTCCGGTATCTAAGGGTATCGAAATCATTGAAGGCCTGAGAGGACATACTTCAGGCTATGCAGTACCGACATTTGTAGTAGACGCTCCTGGTGGCGGCGGAAAGACTCCGGTAATGCCTCAGTATGTCATTTCACAGACTCCTGATAAGGTAATCTTGAGAAACTACGAAGGCGTTATCACGACTTACACTGAACCAGTAGGCTTACCTCCGCTTCAGTGCAGCTATGAGAACTGCAAGAACGTAGCAGATTACCACTATGAAGGTGTTGCAGGTCTTGAACAGGGCGAAAGAATGTCCATGGAACCACAGGGACTTCTTCGTCACGAAAGAAATAAGCATAAATAA
- a CDS encoding IS110 family RNA-guided transposase: MFMGFTKPIEYSNLTTKEGDFMNPLYVGIDVSSKSNVVYLMLPNGNKHSNFAVANSHDGSIQLVKRICSALNSRSLDTVLIGLESTSVYGDNLVYFLREDASLASFHRKIHVLNPKQVKKFKDAYNDLPKNDYVDSFVIADCLRFGRINKEVYVGDYHYKALQNLTRARYFAVCNLTKEKQRFMNVLFKKYSSMTQEKVFSDTFSTTALAVYDEFESAEALAYMDLQELTAFIMEKGKNRFPDPDTVAKAIQKAARSSYRLPKTVNDSVNQVLSISITSMKALEAQIKEFDKAISAQMELLPNVLISIPGIGPVYSAGILSELGDINRFNNQAQLAKYAGLAWTQHQSGDFEAQNTRLIRSGNRFLKYYLCEAAFSLVRCDKEYKAFYHQKYNEVNRYQHKRALALTARKFVRLVFTLLKDNRLYRSAE; this comes from the coding sequence ATGTTCATGGGTTTTACCAAGCCGATTGAATACTCAAATCTAACTACGAAAGAAGGTGATTTTATGAACCCACTTTACGTCGGAATTGATGTAAGTAGCAAATCCAATGTCGTTTATCTTATGCTTCCTAATGGTAACAAGCACAGTAACTTCGCAGTTGCTAACTCACATGATGGTTCTATTCAGTTGGTAAAAAGAATCTGTTCTGCTTTAAATTCCAGGTCCCTTGACACCGTACTCATAGGTCTCGAATCTACATCTGTCTATGGTGACAATCTCGTGTATTTTCTAAGGGAAGATGCATCTTTAGCATCCTTTCACAGAAAGATTCATGTCCTCAATCCAAAGCAGGTTAAAAAGTTCAAAGATGCTTATAATGACCTGCCAAAAAATGATTATGTGGACTCTTTTGTCATTGCTGACTGCCTGCGTTTTGGAAGAATCAACAAAGAGGTATATGTCGGAGACTATCACTACAAAGCTCTCCAAAACCTCACACGAGCACGTTATTTCGCCGTTTGCAATCTTACCAAGGAAAAGCAACGCTTTATGAATGTGCTGTTCAAGAAGTATTCATCCATGACACAGGAGAAGGTATTTTCCGATACCTTCAGCACTACAGCTCTTGCTGTCTACGATGAATTTGAATCCGCAGAAGCACTGGCATATATGGACTTACAAGAGCTAACCGCTTTTATCATGGAGAAAGGAAAGAACCGCTTTCCTGATCCAGATACGGTAGCCAAAGCCATTCAGAAAGCTGCCCGGAGTTCTTACCGTTTACCTAAGACGGTAAATGACTCTGTGAATCAGGTGCTCTCTATATCCATAACCTCAATGAAGGCATTGGAAGCTCAAATCAAAGAGTTCGATAAAGCGATTTCAGCCCAAATGGAACTCTTGCCTAACGTATTGATATCCATTCCAGGCATTGGTCCTGTTTATTCTGCTGGTATTCTATCAGAGCTTGGAGATATCAATCGTTTTAATAATCAGGCGCAGCTTGCGAAATATGCAGGTCTTGCCTGGACTCAGCACCAGTCTGGTGATTTTGAAGCACAAAACACAAGACTCATCCGATCTGGCAACCGATTTTTAAAGTATTATCTGTGTGAAGCTGCATTCTCTCTTGTAAGATGCGACAAGGAGTACAAAGCTTTCTATCACCAAAAGTACAACGAGGTGAACAGATATCAACACAAACGTGCACTCGCATTAACTGCCCGTAAATTTGTGCGGTTAGTCTTTACGCTGCTTAAAGACAATCGCCTATATCGCTCAGCAGAATAG
- a CDS encoding sigma-54 interaction domain-containing protein has translation MLNYGIRRVLEPKYVLPTSAWKLDNSREISSEEMRISIKRLHIETTSFKQICLEANNHDEQIKEKIMDIVLKRGKLHNPVTDTGGLLYGIVDEIGEDYNNEKNLKPGDEILCNTSLAGVPLYINRIISVDKAFKQVEVEGYAIVFDKIPVVRKPEGVPLDLMLFIFNESGTLYRVSREIEGRKSFLVLGNNIMTNLMFGYVIRKKAGPDAEIICLFDKKTDLVIVGKSIDKLLSEVFDEVHYVNILRPMECLEKLNIESRFDMTVNCADIPGAETINILATKSSGTVIFANFINNYNIALYITESISKHLELKCADGYLEKYDEFDIEVGRELAPYIRDAVTSSAVFEEDLAYPLIREDRVLSSEGYRHSMAENFICESRAMAVVLEEILKVSKYDCNVLITGETGVGKDKIANIIQKNSVRNMQPFIKINCAAIAPNLMESEFFGYEKGAFTGANASGKKGYFESADNGIIFLDEVGELPLDIQAKLLRVTQDGEIYRVGGTTPIKTNVRIISATNRNLLEQIEKKQFRQDLYYRLNVFPVKVPSLKERKAEIPALVQHFVKTYNKKYGINRGIDEEAIDYLKERKWTGNIRELENSVQRIMISAKGSNITLIDVIKCLNDNAFEQMDFSNEDNFEEVIAKDFALEPLVESFEKNLIRHACEKYGSTRKTAQAIGISQTQLVRKKKKYGIQ, from the coding sequence ATGTTAAATTATGGAATTCGACGCGTTTTAGAACCAAAATATGTTTTACCTACATCTGCATGGAAATTGGACAACTCCAGAGAAATATCCTCAGAGGAAATGAGAATCTCTATAAAACGTCTGCATATTGAAACCACAAGCTTCAAGCAAATCTGTCTGGAAGCCAATAATCACGATGAGCAGATCAAAGAGAAAATTATGGATATTGTCCTGAAACGGGGAAAGCTGCACAATCCGGTGACGGATACCGGTGGTCTGCTGTACGGAATCGTGGACGAAATCGGTGAGGACTACAATAATGAAAAAAATCTGAAGCCCGGCGATGAGATTCTTTGCAACACATCGCTTGCAGGCGTTCCTCTATACATAAATCGAATTATAAGCGTGGATAAGGCTTTTAAGCAGGTGGAAGTGGAGGGCTATGCCATTGTCTTTGATAAGATCCCTGTGGTGCGAAAGCCGGAAGGGGTTCCCTTAGACTTGATGCTGTTCATTTTCAACGAATCGGGGACTTTATACCGGGTGAGTAGAGAAATCGAAGGGCGTAAGAGTTTCCTTGTTTTAGGCAACAATATTATGACTAATTTGATGTTCGGATATGTTATCCGAAAAAAAGCGGGTCCTGACGCAGAGATCATCTGCTTGTTTGATAAAAAAACAGACCTTGTAATAGTGGGCAAATCCATTGATAAATTGCTTTCCGAGGTCTTTGATGAAGTGCATTATGTCAACATTTTGAGACCCATGGAGTGCTTAGAAAAGCTGAATATTGAATCCCGGTTTGATATGACGGTAAATTGTGCGGATATTCCGGGGGCTGAAACGATTAACATTTTGGCGACCAAATCCAGCGGAACCGTTATATTTGCAAACTTTATAAACAACTATAACATCGCCTTATATATAACGGAATCCATCTCAAAACACTTAGAGCTGAAATGTGCAGACGGGTATCTGGAAAAATATGATGAGTTCGATATCGAGGTAGGGCGGGAGCTGGCGCCTTATATTAGGGATGCGGTCACTTCCAGCGCCGTGTTTGAAGAGGATCTGGCATACCCATTGATTAGGGAAGACAGAGTTCTATCCAGCGAGGGCTATAGACACAGCATGGCAGAAAATTTTATCTGCGAAAGCCGTGCCATGGCAGTAGTTCTGGAGGAAATCCTGAAAGTATCCAAGTATGACTGCAATGTTCTTATCACTGGAGAAACCGGTGTAGGTAAGGATAAAATTGCGAATATCATACAGAAAAACAGTGTAAGAAATATGCAGCCATTTATCAAAATAAATTGTGCTGCCATTGCGCCGAACCTGATGGAATCTGAGTTCTTTGGGTATGAAAAAGGTGCCTTTACCGGAGCAAATGCTTCCGGGAAAAAGGGGTATTTTGAATCTGCAGACAATGGGATTATTTTTCTGGACGAGGTAGGGGAGCTGCCTCTGGACATACAGGCCAAGCTGCTTCGAGTGACGCAGGATGGGGAAATATACAGGGTGGGAGGAACCACCCCAATCAAGACCAATGTGCGAATTATTTCTGCGACCAACAGAAATCTGCTGGAGCAGATCGAAAAGAAACAATTCAGACAGGACTTGTATTACAGACTGAATGTGTTTCCTGTCAAGGTGCCGTCTTTGAAGGAGCGAAAGGCTGAAATACCGGCATTGGTACAGCACTTTGTTAAGACCTATAACAAGAAATACGGGATAAATCGGGGCATCGATGAAGAAGCCATCGACTATCTAAAGGAGCGTAAATGGACAGGTAATATCAGGGAACTGGAGAATTCCGTTCAGCGCATTATGATCAGTGCGAAAGGCTCCAATATTACGCTGATTGATGTGATAAAATGTTTAAATGATAATGCATTTGAACAGATGGATTTTAGTAACGAGGATAACTTTGAAGAAGTAATCGCTAAAGATTTTGCCTTGGAGCCACTGGTAGAGAGCTTTGAAAAAAATCTGATCCGGCATGCCTGCGAGAAGTACGGCTCCACGAGGAAAACGGCTCAAGCCATTGGAATAAGCCAGACACAGCTGGTGAGAAAAAAGAAAAAATACGGCATACAGTAG
- the kdd gene encoding L-erythro-3,5-diaminohexanoate dehydrogenase — protein sequence MKKGSPYGTHRVISPKGVLPQPADVIDNTMEIYDNEVLIDVQTLNIDSASFTQIEEQANHDVEEIKKIMMGIVEKAGKHKNPVTGSGGMLIGTVKEIGPAYEGDLKVGDKIATLVSLSLTPLKIDEIIEVRPDIDQVDIKGQAILFQSGLYAKLPTDIPEGLALSALDVAGAPAQTAKFVKPGDTVVIVGGGGKSGLLVTYEAKKRAGITGNVICIDGFDKSLDRAKKLGYADHYVLADATDAVGIYDKVMELTDGKLADLVINCVNIENTEMSCILACKDNGLVYFFSMATSFTKAALGAEGVGKDIDMIVGNGYCKGHAEITLQILRESEPIRKMFQELYA from the coding sequence ATGAAAAAAGGAAGCCCATACGGAACACACAGAGTTATTTCACCAAAGGGAGTATTACCACAGCCGGCAGATGTTATCGATAACACAATGGAGATCTATGACAACGAAGTTCTTATCGATGTACAGACTTTAAACATTGACTCCGCCAGCTTTACTCAGATTGAAGAACAGGCAAATCATGATGTAGAAGAAATCAAGAAAATCATGATGGGCATCGTTGAAAAGGCTGGGAAGCATAAGAACCCGGTTACTGGTTCAGGCGGAATGCTGATCGGTACTGTAAAGGAAATCGGACCTGCTTATGAAGGCGATTTAAAGGTAGGAGATAAGATTGCAACACTGGTTTCTCTTTCCCTTACTCCACTTAAGATTGATGAAATCATTGAAGTAAGACCTGACATCGACCAGGTTGACATCAAAGGACAGGCTATCTTGTTCCAGAGTGGCTTATATGCTAAACTTCCGACAGATATTCCAGAAGGACTTGCATTGTCCGCTTTAGACGTAGCCGGTGCTCCTGCTCAGACAGCTAAGTTTGTTAAGCCTGGAGATACAGTAGTAATCGTTGGAGGCGGCGGAAAGTCCGGTCTTCTTGTTACGTATGAAGCAAAGAAGAGAGCTGGCATTACAGGTAATGTAATCTGCATCGACGGATTTGATAAGTCATTAGACAGAGCAAAGAAATTAGGCTATGCTGACCACTATGTACTTGCTGACGCAACAGATGCTGTTGGCATTTACGATAAAGTTATGGAATTAACAGACGGAAAATTAGCAGACTTAGTTATCAACTGCGTAAACATTGAAAACACTGAAATGTCTTGTATCCTTGCTTGTAAAGACAATGGCCTTGTATACTTCTTCTCAATGGCTACAAGCTTCACAAAGGCTGCTCTTGGCGCTGAAGGTGTTGGTAAAGATATCGACATGATCGTAGGTAACGGATATTGCAAGGGTCATGCTGAAATCACACTTCAGATTTTGAGAGAAAGCGAACCAATCAGAAAGATGTTCCAGGAACTGTACGCATAA
- the argH gene encoding argininosuccinate lyase, producing MANLWSGRFEKGMDEIVEKFNASIGVDKRLYACDIQGSIAHVSMLAKQGIVKEEEKEKIIKGLTEIKHKIDKGEFEFNIKQEDIHMAVEGALIEALGDTGKRLHTARSRNDQVAVDTRLYLKEQIKEVIENLVYMEKVLLEKAKQYADQIMIGFTHVQHAQPVTVGFHLMAYFQMFKRDIQRLQDTYERMDYCPLGACALAGTTLPTDRYFTSEMLGFKAPTENAMDSVSDRDYVIEFLSDASISMMHISRFAEEFVWWNSQEFSYISIDDSFCTGSSIMPQKKNPDMAELLRGKVGRVYGHLMQILTVMKGTPLAYNKDFQEDKEGLFDAVDTWKASLRIFAKMIEKTEFRMDRIEKHLHTGFLNATDIAEHFVKQGMPFREAHEVVGKMVKFCENNNKDFTDLTEGDLEAIDSWLSLDRLPDLSIEGCVKARVSFGGTAPVEVRRQIRVGGEWIAELTL from the coding sequence ATGGCAAATTTATGGAGTGGTAGATTTGAAAAAGGCATGGATGAAATCGTTGAAAAATTTAACGCTTCCATTGGCGTGGACAAAAGGCTGTATGCCTGTGATATACAGGGAAGTATTGCTCACGTGTCCATGCTGGCGAAACAGGGCATCGTGAAAGAAGAAGAAAAAGAGAAGATCATAAAAGGTCTTACAGAGATTAAACATAAAATAGATAAAGGGGAATTTGAGTTCAATATCAAGCAGGAGGATATCCATATGGCTGTGGAAGGTGCTTTGATCGAGGCACTGGGAGATACGGGGAAACGACTGCACACGGCCAGAAGCAGAAATGATCAGGTGGCTGTAGACACCAGACTCTATTTAAAGGAACAAATCAAAGAAGTAATAGAAAATTTAGTTTATATGGAAAAAGTACTGCTGGAAAAAGCAAAACAATATGCCGATCAGATTATGATCGGATTCACCCATGTGCAGCATGCGCAGCCGGTAACCGTAGGGTTTCATTTAATGGCATATTTTCAAATGTTCAAGAGGGATATCCAGCGATTGCAGGACACGTATGAAAGAATGGACTATTGCCCGTTGGGAGCCTGTGCTCTGGCCGGAACCACTTTACCGACAGACAGGTATTTCACCTCTGAAATGCTTGGGTTTAAGGCACCCACGGAAAATGCTATGGACAGTGTCAGCGACAGAGACTATGTCATTGAATTTTTAAGTGATGCATCCATCTCCATGATGCATATCAGCCGGTTCGCGGAAGAGTTCGTGTGGTGGAATTCACAGGAATTCAGTTATATTTCCATAGATGATAGTTTTTGCACAGGAAGCAGTATCATGCCTCAGAAAAAAAATCCGGATATGGCGGAACTCTTGAGAGGAAAGGTAGGCCGCGTGTACGGACATTTGATGCAGATACTGACCGTCATGAAGGGAACGCCGCTGGCATATAATAAAGATTTTCAAGAAGATAAAGAAGGCTTATTCGATGCGGTGGATACCTGGAAGGCTTCCTTGCGAATTTTTGCAAAAATGATTGAAAAGACTGAGTTTAGAATGGACAGGATCGAAAAGCATTTGCATACCGGGTTTTTAAATGCTACAGATATTGCCGAGCATTTTGTGAAACAGGGGATGCCTTTCAGAGAAGCGCACGAGGTGGTGGGCAAAATGGTAAAATTCTGTGAAAATAATAATAAGGATTTTACAGATCTGACAGAAGGTGATTTAGAAGCTATAGATAGCTGGCTTTCGCTGGACAGGCTTCCTGATTTAAGTATAGAGGGCTGTGTAAAGGCAAGAGTATCCTTTGGAGGAACGGCACCGGTAGAAGTCCGAAGACAAATTCGAGTCGGAGGAGAGTGGATTGCAGAGCTGACCTTATAA
- the kal gene encoding 3-aminobutyryl-CoA ammonia lyase: MEKISSTLRLRMSHKDAHYGGSLVDGAHMVHLFGDLATELLIKVDGDEGLFLRYDEVEFLAPTYAGDYIEVYGEITKMGNTSRTMTFEAKKVVAARPDISPSAADSLEEPIVVARAKGVCVTPKDSQRKK, from the coding sequence ATGGAGAAGATTTCATCAACATTAAGATTAAGAATGTCACATAAGGATGCTCACTACGGCGGAAGCCTTGTAGATGGAGCTCACATGGTTCACCTTTTCGGAGACCTTGCTACAGAGCTATTAATTAAAGTAGACGGAGACGAAGGTCTATTCTTAAGATATGACGAAGTAGAATTCTTAGCACCTACTTATGCTGGAGATTACATTGAAGTTTACGGAGAAATCACTAAGATGGGTAATACTTCAAGAACTATGACTTTCGAAGCTAAGAAAGTAGTTGCTGCAAGACCTGACATCAGTCCTTCAGCTGCTGATTCACTGGAAGAACCAATTGTAGTTGCAAGAGCTAAAGGTGTTTGCGTAACTCCAAAGGATTCACAGAGAAAGAAATAA
- the kamB gene encoding lysine 5,6-aminomutase reactivase subunit KamB, with the protein MGLLDKLQDKYKTLSIVGMSKNAGKTTALNYIIEEAMDEGMILGITSTGRDGETVDLVTGTEKPRVFLDTGTIVSIPKQLYELAEAGLEILKMSKYSTALGQLLLCRVVESGYVQIAGPVSTVEHREMCKEMLSLGAELILIDGAIDRKSIAAPETSDAIILSTGAVLSRSLNRVVDETAHTLELYSLPIIENQFIRETIEDKNKKENVLIFSGNKVKKLDLKTGLGASRIIDSVINAETDHIYIPGALTDSVVADIHPKKFKQVKFVLKDPTKIFIDSIKWGQLKKQGFCVEVLQNIKVAAITVNPYAPLGYSFEHKALVDAMKAAVGDIPVVDVKYNAC; encoded by the coding sequence ATGGGCTTACTAGATAAATTACAGGATAAATATAAAACGCTTTCTATTGTAGGAATGTCTAAAAATGCCGGAAAGACCACAGCTTTAAATTACATCATTGAAGAAGCCATGGACGAAGGGATGATTTTGGGCATTACATCTACGGGAAGAGACGGCGAAACGGTGGATTTGGTAACCGGAACAGAGAAACCCAGAGTGTTTTTGGATACGGGAACAATTGTTTCGATACCGAAACAGCTTTATGAGCTTGCAGAAGCAGGTCTTGAAATATTGAAAATGAGCAAATATTCTACAGCTCTCGGACAGCTTTTACTGTGCCGGGTCGTGGAAAGCGGATATGTTCAGATTGCAGGACCGGTCAGTACGGTGGAGCATAGAGAAATGTGCAAGGAAATGCTTTCTTTGGGAGCGGAGCTTATTCTCATTGACGGTGCTATAGACAGAAAGTCCATAGCTGCACCGGAAACCTCAGATGCAATCATTCTTTCCACTGGTGCGGTACTTTCAAGAAGCCTGAACAGAGTGGTCGATGAGACTGCCCACACCCTTGAATTATACAGCCTGCCTATAATTGAAAATCAATTTATCAGAGAGACGATTGAAGATAAAAACAAAAAAGAAAATGTGCTTATTTTTTCCGGAAATAAAGTAAAAAAACTTGACTTAAAAACAGGTCTTGGTGCCAGCAGAATTATTGACAGTGTTATTAATGCGGAGACAGATCATATTTACATTCCGGGAGCATTAACAGACAGCGTTGTGGCAGATATTCACCCCAAAAAGTTTAAACAGGTCAAGTTTGTGTTAAAGGATCCCACAAAAATTTTTATCGATTCCATTAAATGGGGTCAATTAAAAAAACAGGGCTTTTGTGTGGAAGTTCTTCAGAACATAAAGGTTGCGGCAATTACCGTAAATCCTTATGCTCCGCTGGGGTATTCTTTTGAACACAAGGCACTGGTTGACGCTATGAAGGCAGCGGTAGGAGATATTCCTGTGGTTGATGTGAAGTATAATGCTTGTTAA
- the kdd gene encoding L-erythro-3,5-diaminohexanoate dehydrogenase: MKKGCPYGTHRVISPKGVLPQPADVIDNTMEIYDNEVLIDVKTLNIDSASFTEIEKRAGGNIEEIKKIMLGIVEKAGKHKNPWTGSGGMLIGTVKEIGPAYVGDLKVGDKIATLVSLSLTPLRIDEILEIRPAIDQVDIKGQAILFQSGIYAKLPTDMPEGLALSALDVAGAPAQTAKLVKSGNTVVVIGGGGKSGLLCLYEAKKRAGVTGKVICIGGSEKSTTRARNLNLADEYVTADATNAIDVYNKVMELTKGKLADVVINCVNIENTEMASILSCKERGTVYFFSMATSFTKAALGAEGVGKDIEMIVGNGYCKGHAEITLQELRECEPLRKLFQEMYA; this comes from the coding sequence ATGAAAAAAGGATGTCCGTATGGAACACACAGAGTTATTTCTCCAAAGGGAGTGTTGCCACAACCTGCTGATGTTATTGATAACACCATGGAGATCTACGACAACGAGGTACTAATCGACGTAAAGACTTTGAACATTGACTCAGCATCGTTTACAGAAATTGAAAAAAGAGCTGGCGGAAATATTGAAGAGATTAAAAAGATTATGCTCGGTATTGTTGAGAAAGCTGGTAAACACAAGAACCCTTGGACCGGTTCTGGCGGCATGCTTATTGGTACCGTAAAAGAAATTGGACCTGCTTATGTAGGTGACCTAAAAGTAGGAGATAAGATTGCAACTCTTGTTTCACTTTCACTTACTCCGCTTAGGATAGACGAAATCCTTGAGATCAGGCCTGCTATTGATCAGGTAGATATTAAGGGACAGGCAATCCTATTCCAGAGCGGGATTTATGCAAAACTTCCAACAGATATGCCTGAGGGACTCGCCCTGTCCGCTTTAGATGTGGCTGGAGCTCCTGCACAGACGGCAAAGCTAGTCAAGTCAGGAAATACAGTAGTAGTAATTGGCGGCGGCGGAAAGTCCGGTCTTCTATGCTTATATGAAGCAAAGAAGAGAGCCGGTGTAACCGGAAAAGTTATTTGCATAGGCGGCTCGGAGAAGTCAACAACAAGAGCAAGAAATCTTAATTTGGCAGACGAATATGTAACTGCGGATGCAACAAATGCCATTGACGTTTACAACAAAGTGATGGAACTTACAAAAGGCAAGCTTGCAGATGTGGTTATTAACTGCGTAAATATTGAAAACACAGAAATGGCTTCAATTCTTTCTTGCAAGGAACGTGGAACGGTATATTTCTTTTCCATGGCAACAAGTTTTACAAAAGCAGCATTAGGAGCAGAAGGTGTAGGAAAGGATATCGAAATGATCGTGGGCAATGGATATTGCAAGGGTCATGCTGAAATAACACTTCAGGAACTTAGAGAATGCGAACCTCTCAGAAAACTGTTCCAAGAAATGTATGCTTAA